In Natronococcus occultus SP4, the following proteins share a genomic window:
- a CDS encoding Vms1/Ankzf1 family peptidyl-tRNA hydrolase has product MSLSNYDLHERLDRLSNVSAGRDILISLAVPPDESIGEARQPIETDYAEADQLDEQSSPKPLVDALEAVRDRLSDYDEVPETGLVVYAGVPDGDLLTATFDDLPVEIEDSIYEHGTEFDLSPFESVTESSATYGLLVVERDGAALGRLDDDGVEEIDVLDSDVPDKSSAGGQSAERFERDRERQKREFFDEVADRAAVTFLEDDAIDGLLLGGTTGTVERFREEAELDHELEDLIAGEFAVEYATLQGLEQLAEKGQEAIAERDREDVQEALDEFLDEVGSDEVAYGERDVEEALEYEAVDTLLLSTTLEGTVLQELGERAENQGGETLLVPDDFPDGDRFADAFDGIGAILRFPIE; this is encoded by the coding sequence ATGTCACTCTCGAACTACGACCTCCACGAACGACTCGATCGACTCTCGAACGTCTCCGCCGGCCGGGATATCCTGATCTCGCTGGCGGTTCCTCCGGACGAATCGATCGGCGAGGCCCGCCAGCCCATCGAGACCGACTACGCCGAGGCCGATCAGCTCGACGAGCAGTCGTCTCCGAAACCACTCGTCGACGCCCTCGAGGCGGTCCGCGATCGGCTGAGTGACTACGACGAGGTGCCCGAGACCGGGCTCGTCGTCTACGCCGGCGTCCCCGACGGCGACCTGCTCACGGCGACGTTCGACGACCTCCCCGTCGAGATCGAGGACTCGATCTACGAGCACGGCACCGAGTTCGACCTCTCCCCGTTCGAATCCGTCACCGAATCCTCGGCGACCTACGGCCTGCTCGTCGTCGAACGGGACGGCGCGGCGCTGGGCCGACTCGACGACGACGGCGTCGAGGAGATCGACGTCCTCGACAGCGACGTGCCCGACAAATCGAGCGCCGGCGGCCAGTCGGCCGAACGCTTCGAGCGCGACCGCGAGCGACAGAAACGCGAGTTCTTCGACGAGGTCGCCGACCGGGCCGCCGTCACGTTCCTCGAGGACGACGCGATCGACGGCCTGTTGCTGGGCGGTACCACGGGGACTGTCGAGCGGTTTCGGGAGGAGGCCGAACTCGATCACGAGCTCGAGGACCTGATCGCCGGCGAGTTCGCCGTCGAGTACGCCACGCTGCAGGGCCTCGAACAGCTCGCCGAGAAGGGCCAGGAGGCGATCGCGGAACGCGATCGCGAGGACGTTCAGGAGGCCCTCGACGAGTTCCTCGACGAGGTCGGCTCCGACGAGGTCGCCTACGGGGAACGCGACGTCGAGGAGGCTCTCGAATACGAGGCCGTCGACACGCTGTTGCTCTCGACGACCCTCGAGGGGACGGTACTCCAGGAGCTGGGCGAGCGGGCCGAAAACCAGGGCGGCGAGACGCTGCTCGTTCCCGACGACTTTCCGGACGGCGACCGGTTCGCCGACGCCTTCGACGGGATCGGCGCGATCCTTCGGTTCCCGATCGAGTGA
- the hpt gene encoding hypoxanthine/guanine phosphoribosyltransferase, which translates to MERLLASLDDAPIIDKDGYEYLVHPISNGVPQLEPALLREVVVEVMQTADLEVDKIVAPEAMGIHLATAVSLQTDIPLVVIRKRPYGLEGEVSLHQETGYSESEMYINDVDEGDRVVVLDDMLSTGGTLAAICESLDGIGAEIVDVVVVMRKVGDSALDDTPYEATSLLDITVEDGEVIVHDVPDSVEADAIPDSVHDSG; encoded by the coding sequence ATGGAGCGGTTGCTCGCCTCGCTCGACGACGCACCGATTATCGACAAGGACGGCTACGAGTACCTCGTCCACCCGATCAGCAACGGCGTCCCCCAGCTCGAGCCCGCCCTCCTGCGAGAGGTCGTCGTCGAGGTCATGCAGACCGCCGACCTCGAGGTCGACAAGATCGTCGCGCCCGAGGCGATGGGGATCCACCTTGCGACCGCGGTCTCTCTCCAGACCGACATTCCGCTGGTGGTGATCCGCAAGCGTCCCTACGGGCTCGAGGGGGAGGTGTCGCTCCACCAGGAGACGGGCTACTCCGAGTCGGAGATGTACATCAACGACGTCGACGAGGGCGACCGCGTGGTCGTCCTCGACGACATGCTCTCGACGGGCGGTACCTTGGCCGCGATCTGTGAGTCCCTCGACGGGATCGGCGCCGAGATCGTCGACGTCGTCGTCGTCATGCGGAAGGTCGGCGACTCCGCGCTCGACGACACGCCCTACGAGGCGACCAGCCTCCTCGATATCACCGTCGAGGACGGCGAGGTGATCGTCCACGACGTGCCGGACTCGGTCGAAGCCGACGCGATCCCCGATTCTGTCCACGATAGTGGATAG
- a CDS encoding helix-turn-helix transcriptional regulator, with the protein MESTLEEIEFLALSANRVDVLGLLADGRRTRSELAEATGASQATLGRILSDFEDRSWIRRDEDAYVATATGRLVSAGFTDLQEILEAELRLREVVDYLPTHAMDVDLRRLADATITQPSQMRPNAPLSRLLDLLREAEEVRTFSHAFNEQTLTVVQERTAAGDQRFKGVFSRRAIEALADESGLRSRLRSLVESDQAELRVRDEGVPIAAMLVDDVVYLLLRDENGVLRASVDTDDPAVRSWAQDTYDHYWRTADPLEADALSP; encoded by the coding sequence ATGGAATCGACGCTCGAGGAGATCGAGTTTCTCGCGCTGTCTGCCAATCGCGTCGACGTCCTCGGGCTGCTCGCCGACGGGCGTCGAACCCGGAGCGAACTGGCCGAGGCGACAGGCGCCTCCCAGGCGACGCTTGGACGCATCCTGAGCGACTTCGAGGACCGGTCCTGGATCAGACGCGACGAGGACGCCTACGTGGCGACCGCGACGGGACGGCTCGTCTCGGCGGGGTTTACCGACCTCCAGGAGATCCTCGAGGCGGAGCTACGGCTCCGGGAGGTCGTCGACTACCTCCCGACCCACGCGATGGACGTCGACCTGCGGCGACTGGCGGACGCGACGATCACCCAGCCCTCACAGATGCGGCCGAACGCACCGCTGTCCCGGCTACTCGACCTGCTGCGCGAGGCCGAGGAGGTCCGGACGTTCTCCCACGCGTTCAACGAACAGACCCTGACCGTCGTGCAGGAGCGAACGGCCGCGGGCGACCAGCGCTTCAAGGGTGTCTTCTCCCGGCGCGCGATCGAAGCGCTCGCCGACGAGTCGGGGCTGCGGAGCCGACTGCGGTCGCTCGTCGAGTCGGATCAGGCCGAACTCAGGGTCCGGGACGAGGGGGTCCCGATCGCGGCAATGCTCGTCGACGACGTCGTCTACCTGCTCCTTCGCGACGAGAACGGCGTCCTCAGAGCGTCAGTCGACACCGACGATCCGGCCGTCCGCTCGTGGGCCCAGGACACCTACGACCACTACTGGCGGACGGCGGACCCCCTCGAGGCCGACGCGCTGTCGCCCTGA
- a CDS encoding uracil-xanthine permease family protein: MSTERGGELDLEYERDDRPPWPKSLLLGLQHVAVMIVPATAVAYIVADGVGLGAGETAYIVQMILLFSGLATVIQAYTIGPVGAKLPLVMGTSFTFVGAITTIGAEFGMAAVFGAVLVTGFVVEGLIGWQFDRIEPFFPPLVTGLVVVIIGLYLIPTGMEYAAGGAGADDFGATHNVGLAALVLAIAVVLNLFTRGVARLLSILAAIVVGYAVAVPLGMVDFSPIFDAAWIAVPSPTRYGFEFEPIAIVTFAFLFLVSAMETVGDMSGVTAVEGRSPDEDEVRGGLFTDGIVSSIGSIFATFPVTTFSQNVGIVSFTGVMSRHVVAVSGVILAALGLSPRVGAVVTTIPSAVFGGAVLLMVGMVAASGVRLIILHTELDRRNMVIVAVSLGLGLGIATTPEAIQGLPPAAQTFFGEPVILTALSALVLNTFVPGEQSPLFDEAALESVTPSTIDPSND; encoded by the coding sequence ATGTCGACCGAACGGGGCGGGGAGCTCGACCTCGAGTACGAGCGCGACGACCGGCCACCGTGGCCGAAGTCGCTCCTGCTCGGGCTCCAGCACGTCGCGGTGATGATCGTGCCGGCGACCGCGGTGGCGTATATCGTCGCCGACGGCGTCGGGCTCGGCGCGGGAGAGACGGCTTACATCGTCCAGATGATCCTGCTGTTCTCGGGGCTGGCGACGGTGATCCAGGCCTACACGATCGGCCCCGTCGGCGCGAAGCTCCCGCTGGTGATGGGGACCAGCTTCACGTTCGTCGGCGCGATCACGACGATCGGCGCCGAGTTCGGGATGGCCGCGGTGTTCGGTGCCGTCCTCGTCACCGGGTTCGTCGTCGAGGGCCTCATCGGCTGGCAGTTCGACCGCATCGAACCCTTCTTCCCGCCGCTGGTGACCGGACTGGTCGTCGTCATCATCGGCCTCTACCTGATCCCGACGGGGATGGAGTACGCAGCGGGCGGCGCCGGTGCCGACGATTTCGGTGCCACGCACAACGTCGGCCTGGCCGCGCTCGTGCTCGCGATCGCGGTCGTGTTGAACCTCTTTACCCGCGGCGTGGCCCGACTGCTCTCGATCCTCGCCGCGATCGTCGTCGGCTACGCCGTCGCCGTCCCCCTCGGGATGGTCGACTTCTCGCCGATCTTCGACGCGGCCTGGATCGCCGTCCCCTCGCCGACCCGGTACGGCTTCGAGTTCGAGCCGATCGCGATCGTCACCTTCGCCTTCCTCTTTCTGGTGTCGGCGATGGAGACCGTCGGCGACATGTCCGGCGTGACGGCCGTCGAGGGGCGATCCCCGGACGAGGACGAGGTTCGGGGCGGACTCTTTACCGACGGGATCGTCAGCTCCATCGGTTCAATCTTCGCGACCTTTCCCGTCACGACGTTCTCCCAGAACGTCGGGATCGTCAGCTTCACGGGCGTGATGAGCCGTCACGTCGTCGCCGTCAGCGGGGTCATCCTCGCCGCGCTCGGGCTGAGTCCTCGGGTCGGTGCCGTCGTCACGACGATTCCCAGCGCCGTCTTCGGCGGTGCCGTCCTGCTGATGGTCGGGATGGTCGCCGCCAGCGGCGTTCGGCTGATCATCCTGCACACCGAGCTCGATCGGCGGAACATGGTAATCGTCGCCGTCTCGCTCGGGCTTGGGCTCGGCATCGCGACGACGCCGGAGGCGATCCAGGGCCTTCCCCCCGCAGCGCAGACGTTCTTCGGCGAGCCCGTCATCCTGACGGCCCTCTCGGCGCTCGTGCTCAACACCTTCGTCCCCGGCGAGCAGAGCCCGCTGTTCGACGAGGCGGCCCTCGAGTCCGTCACCCCGTCGACGATCGATCCGAGCAACGACTGA
- a CDS encoding DMT family transporter — MTDRRTIVLFALASLFFGGTFVAAKAGLEYFPPLLFVALRFDIAAVIMVAYATLRFSRTELTPTTAGDVIGILATGGLVIGLANSLLFVGQQYATSAVGAIVFSLNPILTPVFAAALLSTERLSARGTVGMGLGLVGVALVVSPDPAMLVGGDALGRAILFAGAASAALGAVLIRRVDATLSSSVRIAWGLPLAAALSHALSLAAGESAAAITWNAASIAALAYVSVFAGVLAYLAYFALLDETGAIRANLVFYVVPVVSTLGGWAILGEQIAPLAVVGFLTIFAGFAVLGSESVDVRSRLPFERSRANGVESTDRSSVPNDSRPSRSD; from the coding sequence GTGACCGACAGACGAACGATCGTCCTGTTCGCGCTCGCGAGCCTCTTTTTCGGTGGCACGTTCGTCGCCGCGAAGGCCGGCCTCGAGTACTTCCCGCCGCTGTTGTTCGTGGCGCTGCGGTTCGATATCGCGGCCGTTATCATGGTCGCGTACGCGACGCTTCGGTTCTCGCGGACGGAGCTGACGCCGACGACCGCCGGCGACGTCATCGGGATCCTCGCGACCGGGGGGCTGGTTATCGGGCTGGCGAACTCGCTTTTGTTCGTCGGCCAGCAGTACGCGACCAGCGCCGTCGGCGCGATCGTCTTCAGCCTCAACCCGATCCTGACGCCCGTGTTCGCCGCCGCGCTCCTCTCGACCGAGCGCCTCTCGGCTCGCGGAACGGTCGGAATGGGGCTCGGGCTCGTCGGCGTCGCGCTCGTCGTCAGCCCCGACCCCGCGATGTTGGTCGGCGGTGACGCCCTCGGGCGCGCGATCCTGTTTGCCGGGGCGGCCAGCGCCGCCCTCGGGGCCGTGCTCATCCGGCGGGTCGACGCGACCCTCTCGAGTTCGGTCCGGATCGCCTGGGGACTCCCCCTCGCCGCGGCGCTTTCGCACGCGCTGTCGCTTGCCGCCGGCGAGTCGGCGGCGGCGATCACCTGGAACGCCGCGTCGATCGCCGCGCTCGCGTACGTCAGCGTCTTTGCCGGCGTCCTCGCCTACCTCGCGTACTTCGCCCTGCTCGACGAGACGGGGGCGATCCGGGCGAACCTGGTCTTTTACGTCGTCCCCGTCGTCTCGACGCTGGGCGGATGGGCGATCCTGGGCGAACAGATCGCACCGCTCGCAGTCGTCGGCTTCCTGACGATCTTCGCGGGCTTTGCGGTGCTTGGCAGCGAGTCGGTCGACGTCCGCTCGCGGCTTCCATTCGAGCGCTCGCGGGCGAACGGCGTGGAATCGACCGATCGGTCGTCGGTACCGAACGACTCCCGACCCTCCCGGTCGGACTGA